Proteins from one Ipomoea triloba cultivar NCNSP0323 chromosome 1, ASM357664v1 genomic window:
- the LOC115999027 gene encoding nodulin-related protein 1-like isoform X3, with amino-acid sequence MDFLKKALDGGHDSDQKPSDHSGHSNSDLFSSAKVVAEAAQAQFQNKNSDINKGEVAGAAANLLDAAQKYGKLDETKGVGQYVEKAEGYLRGYGQSAGAAVGGAVEKAEGMGHSAGEAVKGHVEKAEGIGHSAGEAVGEYAKQGEEFLKKQSSGEGNGGAGDFMKAAGGFLKRD; translated from the exons ATGGATTTTCTCAAGAAAGCCTTAGACGGTGGCCACGACTCCGACCAAAAACCTTCCGACCACTCCGGCCATTCGAACTCCGACCTCTTCTCCAGCGCTAAGGTGGTGGCCGAGGCCGCTCAAGCCCAGTTCCAGAACAAGAATTCCGACATCAACAAAGGGGAAGTGGCCGGCGCCGCAGCTAACCTCCTCGACGCCGCCCAAAAATACGGCAAGCTAGACGAGACCAAGGGAGTCGGGCAGTACGTGGAGAAAGCGGAGGGCTATCTCCGGGGGTACGGCCAGTCTGCGGGCGCCGCCGTCGGTGGAGCGGTGGAGAAG GCCGAAGGGATGGGGCACTCCGCCGGTGAAGCGGTGAAGGGGCACGTGGAGAAGGCTGAAGGGATTGGGCACTCCGCCGGTGAAGCGGTGGGGGAATATGCTAAGCAGGGTGAAGAGTTCCTGAAAAAGCAATCCTCCGGCGAGGGCAACGGTGGCGCCGGAGATTTCATGAAGGCGGCCGGAGGTTTTCTGAAGAGGGATTAA
- the LOC115999027 gene encoding nodulin-related protein 1-like isoform X2, with protein sequence MDFLKKALDGGHDSDQKPSDHSGHSNSDLFSSAKVVAEAAQAQFQNKNSDINKGEVAGAAANLLDAAQKYGKLDETKGVGQYVEKAEGYLRGYGQSAGAAVGGAVEKAEGVGHSAGEAVKGHVEKAEGIGHSAGEAVGEYAKQGEEFLKKQSSGEGNGGAGDFMKAAGGFLKRD encoded by the exons ATGGATTTTCTCAAGAAAGCCTTAGACGGTGGCCACGACTCCGACCAAAAACCTTCCGACCACTCCGGCCATTCGAACTCCGACCTCTTCTCCAGCGCTAAGGTGGTGGCCGAGGCCGCTCAAGCCCAGTTCCAGAACAAGAATTCCGACATCAACAAAGGGGAAGTGGCCGGCGCCGCAGCTAACCTCCTCGACGCCGCCCAAAAATACGGCAAGCTAGACGAGACCAAGGGAGTCGGGCAGTACGTGGAGAAAGCGGAGGGCTATCTCCGGGGGTACGGCCAGTCTGCGGGCGCCGCCGTCGGTGGAGCGGTGGAGAAGGCCGAAGGGGTTGGCCACTCCGCCGGTGAAGCGGTGAAGGGGCACGTGGAGAAG GCTGAAGGGATTGGGCACTCCGCCGGTGAAGCGGTGGGGGAATATGCTAAGCAGGGTGAAGAGTTCCTGAAAAAGCAATCCTCCGGCGAGGGCAACGGTGGCGCCGGAGATTTCATGAAGGCGGCCGGAGGTTTTCTGAAGAGGGATTAA
- the LOC115999027 gene encoding nodulin-related protein 1-like isoform X1, which yields MDFLKKALDGGHDSDQKPSDHSGHSNSDLFSSAKVVAEAAQAQFQNKNSDINKGEVAGAAANLLDAAQKYGKLDETKGVGQYVEKAEGYLRGYGQSAGAAVGGAVEKAEGVGHSAGEAVKGHVEKAEGMGHSAGEAVKGHVEKAEGIGHSAGEAVGEYAKQGEEFLKKQSSGEGNGGAGDFMKAAGGFLKRD from the coding sequence ATGGATTTTCTCAAGAAAGCCTTAGACGGTGGCCACGACTCCGACCAAAAACCTTCCGACCACTCCGGCCATTCGAACTCCGACCTCTTCTCCAGCGCTAAGGTGGTGGCCGAGGCCGCTCAAGCCCAGTTCCAGAACAAGAATTCCGACATCAACAAAGGGGAAGTGGCCGGCGCCGCAGCTAACCTCCTCGACGCCGCCCAAAAATACGGCAAGCTAGACGAGACCAAGGGAGTCGGGCAGTACGTGGAGAAAGCGGAGGGCTATCTCCGGGGGTACGGCCAGTCTGCGGGCGCCGCCGTCGGTGGAGCGGTGGAGAAGGCCGAAGGGGTTGGCCACTCCGCCGGTGAAGCGGTGAAGGGGCACGTGGAGAAGGCCGAAGGGATGGGGCACTCCGCCGGTGAAGCGGTGAAGGGGCACGTGGAGAAGGCTGAAGGGATTGGGCACTCCGCCGGTGAAGCGGTGGGGGAATATGCTAAGCAGGGTGAAGAGTTCCTGAAAAAGCAATCCTCCGGCGAGGGCAACGGTGGCGCCGGAGATTTCATGAAGGCGGCCGGAGGTTTTCTGAAGAGGGATTAA
- the LOC116017227 gene encoding nodulin-related protein 1-like isoform X2, with product MDSRGHNEGSHAKPGQSSHHNHPAPTKAELMSSAKLLGEAAKSKLHNDPNKPNKTDKAELAGAAADLLNAASHYGKLEEKGMGKYVGKAEDYLHKYHTSHHSAAAAQHAHSSGHSGGNNQGDHHSGGYGEYIKMAEGIFKKHDESSTTTQSHSGNKYGEYAKMAGDFLKKH from the exons ATGGATTCGCGTGGGCACAATGAAGGTAGTCATGCCAAGCCGGGTCAATCGAGCCACCACAACCACCCGGCGCCGACGAAAGCCGAGCTGATGTCCAGCGCCAAGCTGCTGGGAGAAGCCGCCAAGTCAAAGCTTCATAACGATCCCAACAAGCCGAACAAGACAGACAAGGCGGAGTTAGCCGGGGCCGCCGCCGATCTTCTCAACGCGGCGTCGCATTACGGGAAGCTAGAGGAGAAGGGGATGGGAAAGTACGTCGGGAAAGCGGAGGATTATCTCCACAAGTACCACACTT CCCACcactccgccgccgccgcccaaCACGCTCATTCTTCGGGGCATTCCGGGGGTAATAATCAAGGCGATCATCACTCCGGTGGGTACGGGGAGTATATAAAGATGGCAGAAGGGATTTTCAAGAAACATGATGAATCTTCTACCACAACCCAATCTCATTCTGGAAATAAATATGGAGAATATGCTAAGATGGCCGGAGATTTCTTGAAGAAACATTGA
- the LOC116017227 gene encoding nodulin-related protein 1-like isoform X3: MDSRGHNEGSHAKPGQSSHHNHPAPTKAELMSSAKLLGEAAKSKLHNDPNKPNKTDKAELAGAAADLLNAASHYGKLEEKGMGKYVGKAEDYLHKYHTSHHSAAAAQHAHSSGHSGGNNQGDHHSGGYGEYIKMAEGIFKKHDESSTTTQSHSGNKYGEYAKMAGDFLKKH; encoded by the exons ATGGATTCGCGTGGGCACAATGAAGGTAGTCATGCCAAGCCGGGTCAATCGAGCCACCACAACCACCCGGCGCCGACGAAAGCCGAGCTGATGTCCAGCGCCAAGCTGCTGGGAGAAGCCGCCAAGTCAAAGCTTCATAACGATCCCAACAAGCCGAACAAGACAGACAAGGCGGAGTTAGCCGGGGCCGCCGCCGATCTTCTCAACGCGGCGTCGCATTACGGGAAGCTAGAGGAGAAGGGGATGGGAAAGTACGTCGGGAAAGCGGAGGATTATCTCCACAAGTACCACACTTCCCA CcactccgccgccgccgcccaaCACGCTCATTCTTCGGGGCATTCCGGGGGTAATAATCAAGGCGATCATCACTCCGGTGGGTACGGGGAGTATATAAAGATGGCAGAAGGGATTTTCAAGAAACATGATGAATCTTCTACCACAACCCAATCTCATTCTGGAAATAAATATGGAGAATATGCTAAGATGGCCGGAGATTTCTTGAAGAAACATTGA
- the LOC116017227 gene encoding nodulin-related protein 1-like isoform X1 → MDSRGHNEGSHAKPGQSSHHNHPAPTKAELMSSAKLLGEAAKSKLHNDPNKPNKTDKAELAGAAADLLNAASHYGKLEEKGMGKYVGKAEDYLHKYHTSHSQTATAAAGSAHHSAAAAQHAHSSGHSGGNNQGDHHSGGYGEYIKMAEGIFKKHDESSTTTQSHSGNKYGEYAKMAGDFLKKH, encoded by the coding sequence ATGGATTCGCGTGGGCACAATGAAGGTAGTCATGCCAAGCCGGGTCAATCGAGCCACCACAACCACCCGGCGCCGACGAAAGCCGAGCTGATGTCCAGCGCCAAGCTGCTGGGAGAAGCCGCCAAGTCAAAGCTTCATAACGATCCCAACAAGCCGAACAAGACAGACAAGGCGGAGTTAGCCGGGGCCGCCGCCGATCTTCTCAACGCGGCGTCGCATTACGGGAAGCTAGAGGAGAAGGGGATGGGAAAGTACGTCGGGAAAGCGGAGGATTATCTCCACAAGTACCACACTTCCCATTCCCAAActgccaccgccgccgccggatCCGCCCACcactccgccgccgccgcccaaCACGCTCATTCTTCGGGGCATTCCGGGGGTAATAATCAAGGCGATCATCACTCCGGTGGGTACGGGGAGTATATAAAGATGGCAGAAGGGATTTTCAAGAAACATGATGAATCTTCTACCACAACCCAATCTCATTCTGGAAATAAATATGGAGAATATGCTAAGATGGCCGGAGATTTCTTGAAGAAACATTGA
- the LOC116020216 gene encoding uncharacterized protein LOC116020216 — translation MWRSISNAVSSFGQKKDSATPNQVCHEISDDDETCSNDSSGEGLECPICWESFNIVENVPYVLWCGHTICKNCMLGLKWAALKFSMHQIQIPLFISCPWCNLLTLRLVYKGHVKFPSKNFFLLWMVESRNGDRAKSPSSICRDHQQLWPPRGVSVIGNTTTINRRPHRLGNLRSNSGAHSHISNTSTNQRPQFSLHKSLDFFIHLTSKFPLVILLLLVIFAIIPSSVAIIVVYLVLTILFALPSFVVLYFSYPALDWLAREIAS, via the coding sequence ATGTGGAGGTCCATTTCGAATGCTGTCTCAAGCTTTGGACAGAAGAAGGATTCTGCTACACCGAATCAAGTTTGCCATGAAATCTCGGATGATGATGAGACATGTTCTAATGACAGCTCAGGTGAAGGACTGGAATGCCCAATATGCTGGGAATCTTTTAATATCGTTGAGAATGTGCCTTATGTCTTATGGTGTGGACACACAATATGCAAAAATTGCATGTTGGGACTTAAGTGGGCTGCTTTGAAGTTCTCTATGCATCAGATCCAGATTCCGTTGTTCATTTCATGCCCTTGGTGCAATTTGTTGACACTTCGACTAGTTTACAAAGGGCATGTAAAATTCCCTAGCAAGAACTTCTTCCTTCTTTGGATGGTGGAGAGCAGAAATGGTGATAGGGCCAAGTCTCCTTCCTCTATATGCAGGGATCACCAACAGTTGTGGCCCCCAAGGGGTGTTTCAGTTATTGGGAATACCACCACAATCAACCGCAGGCCGCATCGCCTTGGAAATTTAAGGTCAAACAGTGGTGCTCATAGCCATATCAGTAATACAAGTACTAACCAGAGGCCACAATTTTCTCTGCACAAATCTCTGGATTTCTTCATTCACTTGACGTCCAAGTTTCCTTTGGTTATTTTACTTCTTCTGGTTATATTTGCAATAATACCCTCCAGTGTTGCAATCATAGTGGTATACTTGGTGCTCACAATCCTCTTCGCTCTTCCATCCTTCGTAGTGCTCTACTTTTCATATCCTGCTTTGGATTGGCTGGCAAGAGAGATAGCCAGTTGA